From the genome of Bacteroidota bacterium:
TACGTTTGTACTACAATGTTGACTGTTCGTCGGCGTCGGCCGCGAATTGGATTCTGGGATCAGACATTTGTTTCGTTTACTTTTCTCCCCTCCATCCATCCTACGGCTCTGCCGAAAGTTACTTCATAGAAATTTGAGATACAGTTATCCGATATGTTGTAAGCATCTAAACCGCATTCCTGTACAGAGAGATGACCGATGGCTTTACAATCTGTCGATCTGAAATCGTTAAAGAAGAAACTATTGACACGACTGATTCTGTTTCCGGTTCTTCTTGGCTCTATATTGCTTCTTTCCGCCGGCACATTCGATTATTGGGAGGTATATGCATATCTGGGTGTAATTATTCTTCCTTTGACTGCAGTCGTTACATATTTTCTAAAACATGATCCGGAATTTCTTGAACGGAGAATGAAATTAAAAGAGAAAGAATCGTCACAAAAAAAAATCGTTTCCTATTCTGCGATTGGATATATCATCGGATTCCTTCTCCCCGGTTTTGATCATCGATATGGTTGGTCGGATATTCCCGTCGACGGAGTGATCGCAGCAGATATCATTGTACTTCTCTGCTATTTCTTTATTATGTACGTCTTTATGGAAAATCGTTATGCTTCCCGAGTCATAGAAGTGGAAAAACAACAAACAGTTATTTCATCCGGCCCGTACGGATATGTACGACATCCTATGTATTTGGGAAGCATTATGATGTTCCTCGCCACTCCAATATCGCTTGGTTCGTATTGGGCGTTGATTCCGTTTGCAACAGTTCCGGTGTCCATGGTATTCCGTATCCTCAATGAAGAGAAAGTTTTACGTGAGCAGTTGGATGGTTATCACGAGTATTGTGTAAAAGTCCGATACAGATTACTTCCGTATCTCTGGTAGCGGTTTTAGTTCAGAATGTTTCAAAAACATTCATCGTATTTAAGAGAAAGGAGATTATACAATATGGACATATCAATTATTTTTATCCCTATTCTCCTCGCTACATTAATAATCATTGCTATTCTTTTCTTTGTCATTAATAAGCATAAAGGGCAAAATAAATTCTCTCCATTGGGAGGATTAGCATTTGGTTTTGTATTAGCTGGGTTGTTTACCGGGGATGACCGGTTTATTGGTTACAGTTTATTGGGCATCGGAATATTATTGGCTGGTATTGATATTGTTAGAAAATTGAGACACAAAACGTAATTGCCCATGTGAATCTCATTAATAAAAAGAAACAAGTCCTCAACTTTATCACAAATAGAATACCATAACCAGTAATTTCTATTAGGATATTACCTCTACCTCTGCTACATTGTCATTCAATTTCTATCACCCTACAAGTAATAAAAAATGACTCCTACCAAATCCTTAATGATTCTCGTCGCCGGACCATATCGATCCGGAACGAATGACGATCCTAGTTTAATCGAAGCAAATGTAAAAGCAATGACAACAATGGCATTGGAAGTATTCCGGATGGGGCATATGCCCGTATTGGGAGAATGGTTTGCATTGCCGTTGATTGAAGAGGCTGGATCAAAACAGATAGGCGATGACATTTTCAATGATATCTTTCACCCTATTGCCGTGAAACTGATCGATCATTGCGATGCAGTATTGAGAATCGGCGGGCCATCGAAAGGGGCAGATGAAATGGTTGCTACAGCAAAAGCAAAAGGAAAAATTATTTATCTGGATATAGAATCTATTCCGATTATCAATTAGAGACAGTTGAAAAAGTCATTGCAATGACACCACTCGAGAGTTTTTCAGATTTTTCGATATAGTAAAACCAGCTACGACATTACCGCAGTAAAAAATCGTTTTAATTTCACTTCATCCAATTTTCCGTTTGTTCGCACACTGCTACAGAGATCCACACCGTACGGTTGAACAACATCAATCGCTTCACACACATTCTCACTGTTTAATCCACCAGCAAGAAATACCGGTTTATTGACCGATGCAACAATTTGTCGACTCAATTTCCAATCATGTTTTCTTCCCGTCCCCCCCAATTCTTTTACCGTGAGATTTGGATTACCTGAATCAAGCAAGATCATATCTACCCAAGGTGCAATAGATTGTGCTTCTTCTACTGAATTGTTATTGAGGACATGAATCACTTGCACAATTGATATTCCGGGAAGTTCGTTCCGTAATTTAGAATAGACTTCAGTGGAAACAGCATCAACAAGTTGTAGTGTATTTGCTTTTGTTTTCTTTTGTTGAGCAATAATGGATTCCGCATCCTGTTTGCTCGTCAATAAGAATGTGGCAATCTGTTGCGGAACAGTCGCAATAATTTCTGTAATCAGATCTTCAGAAATTGGTCCAGGACCGCTCGGCATTGCTGAAACCAGCCCAAGGGCAGAAGCACCATAAGTGATTGCGAGATGTGCTTCTTCAATAGACGATATACAACAGATTTTTACTTTAGGTGTGCTCATAAAAAAAATGCCACAGATCAACAGATTACTCTGTGGTCTCTGTGGCAACATATTTAACCGTATTTACGCTGTTACTTTATTGCCGCAAAATTCATCGAATGCTGCAATCAAATCTGCAGCAATTTCATCCGCAATGCGTCCTTCAATCTTGAATCGAGGAATGAAATGAACAAGTTCATTGTCTTTATAGAGAGCAATTGAAGGTGATGATGGCGGAATCCCCTGGAGCCATTGTTCACGCAACCGTGCTGTTGCTTCAAGTTCCTGTCCTGCAAATACACTCGCTTTGTGATCTGGTACATTCGCATGTTGTAACGCTTTCCGTATTGCTGGCCTTGCTTTTCCTGCAGCACAACCGCAGACGGAATTGACGACAACAAGCAACGTTCCTTTGTTATTGCTGATGGTACTATCAACATCTTGTGGTGTATATAATTCTTTAATTCCCAAGTCCAACAGTTCATCACGGAATGGTTGGATCATCACTGGATCGAACGGCATATTCTTCCTTTATTTTATTGGTAAAAATGATTCTCACTATAGTAACGCAGAAAACGACGAGAAACGTTCCCGACTATTTTCTCCGTTTTACAGTTTTCTTTGCTGCTTTCTTTTTTGCAACAGCTTTTTTCTTCGTCGGTTTTGTTTTACCCTTTTTTTTCGGAGACCTCTTCGCCGATTTTTTAACAGCTTTTTTAAAACTCTTTTTCTTTGCTCTCTTTTTAGTGCTGATCGGCTTCATTTGCTGAGCTATTAAATTCAATGCACTTCCCGCTTTAAACCAACCAATTTGTCCATCATTAAACGTATGATTCAGTTCAATAGAATCCATTGTGTTGTCACTATGCTTTAATTCCAAAATCAACGGAACTCCCGGAGCAAATTTCGAAAGACCTCGAATTGCAACGATATCATCTTCGCGGATCAGATCGTAATCAGCAGGATTTTTAAACGTTAACGCCAACATTCCTTGTTTCTTCAAATTCGTTTCATGAATACGGGCAAAACTCTTTACGATAATTGCTCGTCCACCCAGGAAACGAGGTTCCATTGCAGCGTGTTCACGCGATGATCCTTCGCCATAATTTTCATCACCAATCGTTACCCATCCGATTTGTTGTTTTTTGTAATCACGCGCAACGGCAGAATATTCTTTCACATCACCAGTGAACAGGTTTTTTCCTTTTCCCGCCTCACCACTGAATGCGTTGACAGCACCAACAAACATATTGTTGGATATGTTGTCAAGATGACCACGATATTTCAGCCATTTTCCAGCAGGAGAAATATGATCCGTAGTACATTTTCCTTTCACCTTCAATAACACGCGAAGGTTGTCCAGATCTTTTCCTTCCCACGCTTTGAATGGCGCAAGTAATTGTAATCGATCGCTTTTTACACTGACTGCTACTTTTACTTTTGAACCATCTTTGGCCGGAGCGACAAATCCTTCTTCATCCGGTTTGAATCCGTTTTTCGGGAGCTCGTCTCCTTTGGGAGCATCGAGTTTCACCTTTTCTCCTTTTGCATTCTCGATAGTGTCGGTCAGAGGATTGAAAGTAAGTCTGCCGGCAATCGCGAAGGCGGTCACTATCTCAGGACTTGCAACAAATGCGTGTGTTGCCGGATTAGCATCGTTTCGTCCCGTGAAATTCCTGTTGTATGATGTGATAATTGAGTTCTTCTCTCCCATTGCTACATCATGACGTTTCCATTGGCCAATACATGGACCGCAAGCGTTTG
Proteins encoded in this window:
- a CDS encoding isoprenylcysteine carboxylmethyltransferase family protein, encoding MALQSVDLKSLKKKLLTRLILFPVLLGSILLLSAGTFDYWEVYAYLGVIILPLTAVVTYFLKHDPEFLERRMKLKEKESSQKKIVSYSAIGYIIGFLLPGFDHRYGWSDIPVDGVIAADIIVLLCYFFIMYVFMENRYASRVIEVEKQQTVISSGPYGYVRHPMYLGSIMMFLATPISLGSYWALIPFATVPVSMVFRILNEEKVLREQLDGYHEYCVKVRYRLLPYLW
- a CDS encoding DUF4406 domain-containing protein — protein: MTPTKSLMILVAGPYRSGTNDDPSLIEANVKAMTTMALEVFRMGHMPVLGEWFALPLIEEAGSKQIGDDIFNDIFHPIAVKLIDHCDAVLRIGGPSKGADEMVATAKAKGKIIYLDIESIPIIN
- a CDS encoding phosphoribosylanthranilate isomerase; translated protein: MSTPKVKICCISSIEEAHLAITYGASALGLVSAMPSGPGPISEDLITEIIATVPQQIATFLLTSKQDAESIIAQQKKTKANTLQLVDAVSTEVYSKLRNELPGISIVQVIHVLNNNSVEEAQSIAPWVDMILLDSGNPNLTVKELGGTGRKHDWKLSRQIVASVNKPVFLAGGLNSENVCEAIDVVQPYGVDLCSSVRTNGKLDEVKLKRFFTAVMS
- a CDS encoding BrxA/BrxB family bacilliredoxin, giving the protein MPFDPVMIQPFRDELLDLGIKELYTPQDVDSTISNNKGTLLVVVNSVCGCAAGKARPAIRKALQHANVPDHKASVFAGQELEATARLREQWLQGIPPSSPSIALYKDNELVHFIPRFKIEGRIADEIAADLIAAFDEFCGNKVTA